One window from the genome of bacterium encodes:
- a CDS encoding PilT/PilU family type 4a pilus ATPase, with the protein MNYELELDDLLSTVIKQNASDLHLTVGRHPSLRIDGVLYAISKKDFSTAEYTRGIVGIMLSKEQSEQLARDKEMDMSFDYKEKARFRVNVFFQRGFLSVAMRLIPTKIRTMEELSLPPIVREFVKPSQGFVLVAGPTGHGKSTTLAAIIDEINHTRADHIITIEDPIEYIFSPDRAIIDQREVYHDSLSFHRALRSVFRQDADVVMIGEMRDPETIAAAVTAAETGHLIFSTLHTNSAAQTIDRIIDSFPPQAQGQIKSQLSSSLLGIISQRLIPRIGGGVIPAVELMVANSAIRTLIREGKTHQLDLVIETSADEGMISLNKSLSTLVHTGAIAFEDAEAYSQNPQELHMMLKSSLK; encoded by the coding sequence ATGAACTACGAACTTGAACTCGACGATCTTCTAAGCACCGTGATAAAACAGAATGCATCGGATCTGCATTTGACGGTGGGCCGCCACCCCTCGCTTCGTATCGACGGGGTGTTGTATGCCATCAGCAAGAAAGATTTTTCAACCGCCGAGTACACGCGCGGTATTGTAGGCATCATGCTCTCCAAAGAGCAGTCGGAACAGCTTGCGCGCGACAAGGAAATGGACATGTCGTTCGACTACAAAGAAAAGGCGCGCTTCCGCGTGAATGTTTTTTTTCAGCGCGGGTTTTTGTCGGTAGCCATGCGGCTTATTCCCACGAAGATTCGGACCATGGAGGAGCTGTCGCTTCCTCCCATCGTGCGTGAATTCGTAAAACCTTCTCAGGGATTCGTGCTGGTGGCCGGTCCCACCGGACATGGCAAATCCACGACGCTGGCGGCTATTATAGATGAAATAAACCATACGCGGGCAGACCACATCATTACCATCGAGGATCCCATAGAGTACATTTTTTCTCCCGATAGGGCGATTATTGACCAGCGCGAAGTTTATCACGATTCGCTGTCATTTCACCGGGCGTTGCGCAGTGTGTTCCGCCAGGACGCCGACGTGGTGATGATAGGAGAAATGCGGGACCCCGAAACCATCGCGGCCGCGGTCACGGCTGCCGAAACAGGGCATCTCATTTTTTCCACCCTCCATACGAATTCCGCGGCGCAAACCATTGACCGCATCATCGACTCGTTTCCGCCGCAAGCCCAAGGACAGATAAAGTCACAGCTTTCCAGTTCTTTGCTGGGCATTATTTCCCAGCGCCTCATTCCCCGTATCGGAGGGGGAGTGATACCCGCGGTCGAGCTTATGGTGGCAAATTCGGCGATACGCACGCTCATCCGCGAGGGAAAGACCCATCAGCTTGATCTGGTCATTGAGACGAGCGCCGACGAAGGCATGATCTCGCTTAACAAGTCTTTGTCAACGCTGGTGCACACGGGCGCCATTGCCTTCGAAGACGCCGAAGCGTATTCCCAAAATCCGCAAGAGCTTCATATGATGCTCAAATCATCGTTGAAATGA
- a CDS encoding response regulator — MDKKKILLVEDDPFISEMYVTKFEKQGYACEVAMTGKDGLAKAKEWMPDVVLLDVLIPEMDGFEVLAALKKDPTISAVPVMMLTNLGQKEDIEKGKALGAVSYVVKAHFTPQEVVDKVKSILG, encoded by the coding sequence ATGGATAAAAAAAAGATATTATTGGTTGAAGATGATCCGTTCATCTCCGAGATGTACGTGACCAAATTTGAAAAGCAGGGGTATGCCTGCGAGGTTGCCATGACCGGCAAAGATGGTCTTGCCAAAGCAAAAGAATGGATGCCCGACGTGGTTTTGCTCGACGTACTTATTCCGGAAATGGACGGATTTGAGGTTTTGGCCGCGCTCAAAAAGGATCCTACAATCTCGGCAGTGCCGGTGATGATGTTGACCAATCTTGGACAGAAAGAAGATATTGAAAAAGGGAAGGCGCTCGGCGCCGTATCCTATGTGGTTAAAGCGCATTTTACGCCGCAGGAAGTGGTGGACAAAGTTAAATCGATTCTGGGATAA
- a CDS encoding GspE/PulE family protein, whose translation MVSDSQKTFLEYLVAEKLLDEDVCKEIIKAEKDEDKDAMEIIYARRLIDEKKLLEAKSKFSGFPYRDLAGFQANYETLREIPEEAAKHYRFFPIKVDKAARILEVGMLSPEDVVAQEALQFIALRLGLVAKIFLVSPQDFLDILKQYRTLKGEVEKALEELQHEIASGKEKDAGGAALAASKKKGEEELGEEAPITKMVAVILKHAIEGRASDIHIEPIEKEVRVRFRVDGVLHTSIILPKQVHAAVTARIKILSNLKIDETRKPQDGRFHTRLENRKIDFRVSILPTVTGEKAVLRILDPIVGIKTFEGLGLQGRNLRLLELAIDKPFGMMLITGPTGSGKTTTLYSVFSTLNEEGVNIISLEDPVEYFIEGINQSQIQPEVDYTFASGLRSILRQDPDIIMVGEIRDNETAELAVHAALTGHLVLSTLHTNDALGVFPRLIDMGVQPFLLPSSILLAVAQRLVRKLCQDCRIQVPAPKEKEDLILKELQSLPEENKSIISLVPPLKLWEAKGCKKCGNKGLKGRIAIYEMLTMTPQLERIVLSGVTEEKLQEEARRQNMVTMKQDGLQKVLQGFTTLEEVLQTVETEVEE comes from the coding sequence GTGGTTTCCGATTCTCAAAAAACTTTTCTTGAATACCTGGTTGCAGAGAAACTGCTCGATGAGGATGTCTGCAAAGAAATTATAAAAGCGGAAAAAGATGAAGATAAAGACGCGATGGAGATCATCTATGCGCGGCGGCTTATTGACGAAAAAAAACTCCTGGAAGCAAAATCAAAATTTTCAGGATTTCCGTATCGGGATCTTGCCGGTTTTCAGGCAAATTATGAAACATTGCGCGAGATTCCCGAAGAGGCGGCGAAACACTACCGGTTCTTTCCCATCAAAGTCGATAAGGCCGCGCGTATCCTTGAAGTAGGCATGCTGTCGCCGGAAGATGTCGTGGCGCAGGAGGCTCTGCAATTCATAGCTCTGCGGCTCGGGCTTGTCGCCAAGATATTTTTGGTGAGCCCGCAGGATTTTCTGGACATCCTGAAACAATACAGAACGCTTAAGGGCGAAGTTGAAAAAGCGCTCGAGGAGTTACAGCATGAAATCGCATCCGGAAAGGAGAAAGATGCCGGAGGGGCGGCATTGGCGGCTTCCAAGAAAAAAGGAGAAGAAGAGCTTGGTGAAGAGGCTCCTATCACCAAAATGGTGGCCGTAATTTTGAAGCATGCCATTGAAGGGAGGGCGTCCGATATTCACATAGAGCCCATAGAGAAAGAAGTGCGCGTGCGGTTCCGGGTGGACGGCGTGTTGCATACGTCCATCATTCTTCCCAAGCAGGTGCATGCGGCGGTAACCGCGCGCATCAAAATCCTCTCGAATCTCAAAATAGACGAAACGCGAAAGCCCCAGGACGGCCGTTTCCACACCAGGCTGGAAAACCGGAAGATCGATTTCCGCGTCTCCATTCTGCCTACGGTAACTGGCGAGAAGGCAGTACTGCGTATTTTGGATCCTATCGTGGGGATCAAGACTTTTGAGGGATTGGGTCTTCAGGGAAGGAATCTGCGGCTTCTGGAACTGGCCATCGACAAGCCTTTCGGCATGATGCTCATCACGGGTCCCACCGGATCGGGCAAGACGACAACGCTATACTCGGTTTTCAGCACGCTCAACGAAGAAGGCGTGAACATCATCTCGCTGGAGGATCCGGTGGAGTATTTTATCGAAGGCATCAACCAGTCGCAGATCCAGCCGGAAGTGGACTATACTTTTGCCTCGGGTCTCCGTTCAATTTTGCGCCAGGACCCCGACATCATCATGGTCGGCGAAATTCGAGACAACGAAACGGCGGAACTTGCGGTGCACGCCGCGCTTACGGGACACCTCGTGCTGTCTACGCTCCACACGAACGATGCTCTGGGCGTTTTTCCGCGTCTCATTGACATGGGTGTTCAGCCGTTTCTGCTTCCTTCTTCCATACTTCTTGCCGTAGCACAGCGGCTTGTGCGAAAATTATGCCAGGACTGCAGAATCCAGGTTCCCGCTCCAAAAGAAAAAGAAGATCTTATCTTGAAAGAATTGCAGAGCCTGCCCGAAGAGAATAAATCCATCATATCCCTTGTTCCCCCGCTTAAGCTATGGGAAGCTAAGGGTTGCAAGAAATGCGGCAATAAAGGGTTGAAGGGGAGAATTGCTATTTATGAAATGCTCACGATGACCCCCCAGCTTGAGCGCATCGTGCTTTCCGGCGTTACCGAAGAAAAACTTCAGGAAGAAGCCAGGCGTCAGAATATGGTTACCATGAAGCAAGATGGTCTCCAAAAAGTCCTGCAGGGATTTACCACGCTTGAGGAGGTGTTGCAGACCGTAGAAACGGAAGTGGAAGAGTGA